One window of uncultured Trichococcus sp. genomic DNA carries:
- a CDS encoding NfeD family protein yields the protein MLFLVIGFLCLVFMLFTSRYYVFGGAAILSFLLYFLYFGSGNWLTLLLFLFGIMLVVVELFIPDFGLVGIAGFLMVAAGLYLNNERILESVLDVSLAIIISGIATSVLLKKGYKFLPDRSKLVLDTSLNRERGYSSSQDYSEFVGMTGTAKTTLRPAGKVDIGGVVLDVVSDGKIILEGKQIQVVQVEGVKITVKELDGE from the coding sequence TTGCTGTTTTTGGTTATAGGTTTTCTGTGTCTGGTTTTTATGCTGTTCACTTCGAGGTATTACGTCTTTGGGGGAGCGGCGATCCTGAGTTTTTTGTTGTATTTCCTGTATTTCGGGAGCGGGAACTGGCTGACTTTGCTGCTTTTCCTGTTCGGGATCATGTTGGTGGTCGTAGAGTTGTTCATACCCGATTTCGGGCTGGTGGGGATCGCGGGGTTCCTGATGGTCGCTGCGGGTCTTTATTTGAACAATGAGCGCATTTTGGAAAGTGTGCTGGATGTGAGTTTGGCGATCATCATATCCGGGATAGCGACGTCGGTGCTGTTGAAAAAAGGCTATAAATTCCTGCCGGACCGCAGTAAATTGGTTCTCGATACATCCTTGAATCGTGAGCGCGGTTATTCATCCAGCCAGGACTATTCCGAATTTGTGGGAATGACCGGCACAGCCAAGACGACATTGCGGCCAGCCGGAAAAGTCGATATCGGAGGTGTGGTGCTCGATGTAGTCAGTGACGGTAAGATCATATTGGAAGGGAAACAGATTCAGGTTGTGCAGGTTGAAGGGGTCAAAATTACAGTCAAGGAGTTGGATGGAGAATGA
- the floA gene encoding flotillin-like protein FloA (flotillin-like protein involved in membrane lipid rafts), producing the protein MTEGLIGIIFIAVFVVLFLSLFFRFVPVGLWITAYFSGVKVKISNLVGMRLRRVAPYMIVQPMIKATKAGLMIDINELEAHHLAGGDVNMVIDALIAAQRANIDLGFEKAAAIDLAGRNVLEAVKMSVNPKVIETPIIAGVAMNGIEVKAKAKVTVRANIERLVGGAGEETIIARVGEGIVTTVGSAKMHTSVLENPDSISQTILKKGLDSGTAFEILSIDIADVDVGRNVGAKLQAEQAEADKRVAQAKAEERRAFAVAEEQEMIAEVQRMRAKVVESEAQVPLALAEALRNGNIGVMDYYKMKNIIADTEMRSSISEFPADRSDPE; encoded by the coding sequence ATGACAGAAGGATTGATAGGAATCATCTTTATTGCGGTATTTGTCGTACTGTTTTTATCTTTGTTTTTCCGCTTTGTGCCGGTTGGTTTATGGATCACAGCCTACTTTTCGGGAGTGAAAGTCAAAATTTCGAATCTGGTCGGAATGCGGTTGCGCCGAGTAGCACCCTATATGATCGTGCAGCCGATGATAAAAGCCACGAAAGCTGGACTGATGATTGATATAAATGAATTGGAGGCACATCATCTTGCTGGTGGGGATGTCAATATGGTCATCGATGCGCTGATTGCGGCGCAGCGTGCCAATATCGATTTAGGTTTTGAAAAAGCAGCTGCCATCGACTTGGCTGGCCGTAATGTGCTGGAAGCGGTTAAGATGAGCGTTAACCCAAAAGTCATCGAGACGCCGATCATCGCGGGTGTCGCCATGAACGGGATTGAAGTAAAGGCCAAAGCGAAAGTTACGGTACGTGCCAACATCGAGCGTTTGGTCGGCGGTGCAGGCGAAGAAACAATCATCGCCCGGGTCGGAGAAGGGATTGTCACAACCGTTGGATCTGCTAAGATGCACACTTCCGTCTTGGAAAATCCGGACTCCATTTCCCAAACGATCCTGAAAAAGGGACTGGATTCGGGTACTGCTTTTGAGATATTGTCCATCGATATCGCTGACGTTGATGTCGGCCGGAACGTGGGCGCAAAACTGCAAGCGGAACAAGCGGAGGCGGATAAGCGTGTGGCCCAAGCGAAAGCGGAAGAACGCCGGGCTTTTGCGGTCGCTGAAGAACAGGAAATGATCGCTGAAGTGCAAAGGATGCGGGCGAAAGTGGTAGAATCCGAAGCGCAGGTGCCATTGGCATTGGCAGAAGCATTGCGCAACGGCAATATTGGGGTAATGGATTATTATAAAATGAAAAATATCATAGCGGATACAGAAATGAGGAGCAGCATTTCGGAGTTTCCGGCAGATAGAAGCGATCCGGAATGA